One window of Quercus robur chromosome 5, dhQueRobu3.1, whole genome shotgun sequence genomic DNA carries:
- the LOC126727022 gene encoding beta-amyrin 28-monooxygenase-like, protein MELFFLSGVILCAFIASLSVVFLLYHQSYASHPNLPRGKMGLPFIGESLEYLSTGRKGHPEKFIYDRMAKFSSEVFKTSIFGEPVVFMCNTAGNKFLYSNENKLVTAWWPSSVNKIFPSSLQTSSNEESKKMRKMLPNFMKPEALQRYIGIMDTIARRHFEAGWEGKQEVTVFPLAKNYTFWLACRLFLSIEDPKHVAKFADPFTVLASGILSIPIDLPWTPFNRAIRASKVIKKELRAIIKQRKIDLAEKKASPTQDILSHMLLTSDENGQFMTEMDIVDKILGLLIGGHDTASAAVTFVVKYLAELPEIYNKVLKEQMEIAKSKKPGELLNWDDIQKMRYSWNVACEVMRLAPPLQGAFREAINDFVFAGFSIPKGWKVYWSANSTHRNPEYFPEPEKFDPSRFEGNGPRPYSYVPFGGGPRMCPGKEYARFEILVFMHNVVKRFNWEKLLPDEKIIVNPMPIPAKGLPVRLIPHIA, encoded by the exons ATGGAGCTTTTCTTCCTTAGTGGTGTCATCCTCTGTGCTTTCATTGCTTCACTTTCTGTTGTATTCCTTCTCTACCACCAGTCCTATGCTTCACATCCTAATCTTCCAAGGGGGAAGATGGGCTTACCTTTCATTGGTGAGAGCCTTGAGTATCTCTCCACTGGAAGAAAGGGTCACCCAGAAAAGTTCATATATGATAGAATGGCTAAATTCTCTTCCGAAGTCTTCAAGACTTCAATCTTTGGAGAGCCAGTGGTTTTTATGTGTAATACGGCCGGAAACAAGTTCTTATATTCCAATGAAAACAAACTTGTCACAGCTTGGTGGCCAAGTTCTGTGAACAAAATCTTTCCCTCCTCTCTACAAACATCTTCCAATGAAGAATCCAAGAAGATGAGAAAGATGTTGCCAAACTTCATGAAGCCAGAGGCCTTGCAAAGATATATAGGCATCATGGACACTATTGCGCGAAGACACTTTGAGGCTGGTTGGGAAGGGAAGCAAGAAGTGACTGTGTTTCCACTTGCCAAGAATTACACCTTTTGGTTGGCCTGTAGGTTGTTCTTGAGCATTGAAGATCCAAAGCATGTTGCCAAGTTTGCTGATCCTTTCACCGTTTTGGCTTCTGGGATCCTTTCTATTCCCATAGATTTGCCATGGACGCCCTTTAACCGTGCCATTAGGGCTTCAAAGGTGATAAAGAAGGAGTTGAGGGCTATCATTAAGCAGAGGAAGATTGATTTGGCTGAGAAGAAAGCATCTCCCACACAGGATATATTGTCACATATGTTGCTCACCTCCGATGAGAATGGACAGTTCATGACTGAGATGGACATAGTTGACAAGATTCTTGGTTTGCTAATTGGTGGCCATGACACAGCAAGTGCTGCTGTTACTTTTGTTGTCAAGTATCTTGCCGAGCTTCCCGAAATCTACAATAAGGTCCTAAAAG agCAAATGGAGATTGCGAAGTCAAAAAAACCAGGGGAGTTACTTAACTGGGATGACATTCAGAAGATGAGGTATTCATGGAATGTTGCATGTGAAGTGATGAGACTTGCCCCACCTCTTCAGGGTGCTTTTAGGGAGGCCATTAATGACTTTGTCTTCGCTGGTTTCTCTATTCCAAAGGGTTGGAAG GTATATTGGAGTGCAAATTCAACACATAGGAACCCAGAATACTTCCCAGAACCTGAAAAGTTTGACCCCTCAAGATTTGAAGGGAATGGACCACGACCTTATAGTTATGTACCATTTGGAGGAGGGCCTAGGATGTGTCCTGGAAAAGAGTATGCACGGTTCGAAATTCTAGTTTTCATGCATAATGTTGTAAAGAGGTTCAACTGGGAGAAGTTGCTTCCTGATGAGAAGATCATTGTGAATCCAATGCCCATACCAGCCAAAGGGCTTCCTGTCCGCCTTATTCCTCACATTGCTTAG